Proteins co-encoded in one Conger conger chromosome 4, fConCon1.1, whole genome shotgun sequence genomic window:
- the LOC133125942 gene encoding butyrophilin subfamily 3 member A2-like yields MKADWSMCPYLILLILHQTSRSEMFQLLGPAGPVIAVVGEDVVLPTHLKPNISAEDMHIEWFRPQHRDPVVHLYLLGESRNERQNPSYSGRTALFPEELRKGNTSLRLGRVQVSDEGQYSCYIQSKSDNNYRIMVSLEVRAVGTEPVIFREADEEVEVGLLCESKGWYPQPDLIWQDSEGHNLTTEKPEILRDSLGLIAIRTRVVIKREGSSRFTCRVLQQKLNEEKVTELYLHAVKTRES; encoded by the exons ATGAAGGCTGATTGGTCAATGTGCCCGTATTTGATTCTCCTGATCCTCCACCAGACCTCCAGATCAG agaTGTTCCAGCTTCTGGGTCCAGCTGGTCCTGTCATTGCTGTAGTTGGTGAAGATGTTGTTCTGCCCACTCACCTCAAACCCAACATAAGTGCAGAGGATATGCACATAGAGTGGTTCAgaccgcagcacagagacccagTGGTGCATCTCTACCttctgggagagagcaggaatgAGCGCCAGAACCCATCATACAGCGGAAGGACCGCACTCTTCCCTGAGGAACTGAGGAAGGGCAATACGTCTCTGAGGCTGGGCAGGGTCCAGGTCTCTGATGAGGGGCAGTACTCATGTTACATTCAGTCCAAGTCTGACAATAATTACCGCATCATGGTTTCACTGGAAGTAAGAG ctgtaggAACTGAGCCAGTGATCTTCAGGGAAGCAGATGAAGAAGTGGAGGTTGGCCTGCTGTGTGAATCTAAAGGCTGGTATCCTCAGCCTGACCTCATCTGGCAGGACAGTGAGGGTCACAATCTCACCACTGAGAAACCCGAGATACTCAGGGACAGCCTGGGCCTCATTGCCATAAGAACACGTGTCGTCATAAAGAGAGAAGGCAGCAGCAGATTCACCTGTCGAGTTCTGCAGCAGAAGCTCAATGAGGAAAAGGTGACAGAGTTGTACCTCCATG CTGTGAAGACTCGTGAGTCGTGA